One genomic segment of Lysobacter sp. 5GHs7-4 includes these proteins:
- a CDS encoding multicopper oxidase domain-containing protein, protein MTDTTRRRLFVGLAATAAALAATPWLFQRRRQHDHAMNPAAPERSAGPGLPNAQPFQTPLRLPGREGLFAEVALSAPLALSARAASFPIFAGKPTDVWHYAGHANGHAVANPLLRASAGDTVEVALSNRLAEATTIHWHGLSIDEANDGSGLHPVAAGGSARYRYRIDNRAGLYWYHAHPHERTGLQLQRGLAGLLRIEDPEERALGERLGLRWGERDLPLFIADKQVDADNGIVYRIGADDWIGNRVLVNWTPEPFLEVLPALYRLRLVNGCNARMLRIAFEHEGRTLPFKLIGTDGGLLAQAWTMDDVFLAPAQRIDVLFDFGALPAAARVLLRSQEYVAMENEDESGAFAPDPMADHPGAAPMGEALDLMQFCVAACSDSERRRAQAGSGVLPAVLSALPPPPDTTAWPVRPLRLRMDQEGTWFINDWNYHQVGHAPVFSVKRGSREVWEIRNNMTSMPHPIHVHGFQFRVVSRSISPPDVRSRKVTPQGLGPQDLGLNDTVVVWPGEIVRIAIDFSQPYRGTQRYMLHCHNLEHEDMGMMVSFAVED, encoded by the coding sequence ATGACTGACACCACGCGTCGTCGCCTGTTCGTCGGATTGGCCGCCACCGCCGCGGCGTTGGCGGCCACGCCCTGGCTGTTCCAGCGCCGGCGCCAGCACGACCACGCCATGAACCCGGCGGCGCCGGAGCGGTCTGCGGGACCCGGCCTGCCCAACGCGCAACCGTTCCAGACGCCGTTGCGCCTGCCCGGGCGCGAAGGACTGTTCGCGGAAGTGGCCCTGTCCGCACCGCTGGCCTTGAGCGCGCGCGCGGCGTCGTTCCCGATTTTCGCCGGCAAGCCCACCGATGTCTGGCACTACGCCGGCCATGCGAACGGACACGCCGTCGCCAATCCGCTGCTGCGCGCGTCGGCGGGCGACACGGTCGAGGTCGCGCTGAGCAACCGATTGGCCGAAGCCACCACGATCCATTGGCACGGCCTGAGCATCGACGAGGCCAACGACGGCAGCGGCCTGCATCCGGTGGCCGCCGGCGGCAGCGCGCGCTATCGCTACCGCATCGACAATCGCGCCGGGCTCTACTGGTATCACGCCCATCCGCACGAGCGCACCGGCCTGCAATTGCAGCGCGGCCTGGCCGGTCTGCTGCGCATCGAGGATCCGGAGGAGCGCGCGCTGGGCGAGCGCCTGGGCCTGCGCTGGGGCGAACGCGACCTGCCGCTGTTCATCGCCGACAAGCAGGTCGATGCCGACAACGGCATCGTCTACCGCATCGGCGCGGACGACTGGATCGGCAACCGCGTGCTGGTGAACTGGACGCCCGAACCGTTCCTGGAAGTGTTGCCGGCGCTGTACCGCCTGCGCCTGGTCAACGGCTGCAATGCGCGCATGCTGCGGATCGCGTTCGAGCACGAAGGCCGCACGCTGCCGTTCAAGCTGATCGGCACCGACGGCGGGCTGCTGGCCCAGGCCTGGACCATGGACGACGTGTTTCTGGCGCCGGCGCAGCGCATCGACGTGCTGTTCGATTTCGGCGCGCTGCCGGCCGCCGCGCGCGTGCTGCTGCGCAGCCAGGAATACGTGGCGATGGAGAACGAGGACGAGTCCGGCGCCTTCGCGCCCGATCCCATGGCCGATCATCCGGGTGCCGCGCCGATGGGCGAGGCGCTGGATCTGATGCAGTTCTGCGTCGCCGCCTGCAGCGATTCGGAACGGCGTCGGGCCCAGGCGGGTTCCGGCGTGCTGCCGGCGGTGCTGAGCGCGCTGCCGCCGCCGCCCGACACCACGGCCTGGCCGGTGCGGCCGCTGCGACTGCGCATGGACCAGGAAGGCACCTGGTTCATCAACGACTGGAACTATCACCAGGTCGGTCACGCGCCGGTGTTCAGCGTCAAACGCGGCAGCCGTGAGGTCTGGGAAATCCGCAACAACATGACCAGCATGCCGCACCCGATCCATGTGCATGGATTTCAGTTTCGCGTGGTCTCGCGCAGCATCAGCCCGCCCGACGTGCGCAGCCGCAAGGTCACGCCGCAAGGCCTGGGACCGCAGGATCTGGGGCTCAACGACACCGTGGTGGTGTGGCCGGGCGAGATCGTGCGCATCGCGATCGATTTCTCCCAGCCTTACCGCGGCACGCAACGCTACATGCTCCATTGCCACAATCTGGAACACGAGGACATGGGCATGATGGTCAGCTTCGCCGTCGAGGATTGA
- a CDS encoding excinuclease ABC subunit UvrA, producing the protein MSKVTKKSAPASAPHAADRRDLIRVQGARVNNLKDISVELPKRRLTVFTGVSGSGKSSLVFDTIAAESQRLINETYSAFVQGFMPTLARPEVDVLDGLTTAIIVDQQRLGADPRSTVGTATDANAMLRILFSRLGKPHIGSPSAYAFNVPSVRAAGAITVERGARTKTVKESFHRLGGMCPRCEGRGNVTDIDLSQLYDENKSLNEGALRIPGYSMEGWYGRIFRGCGYFDPDKPIKKFSKKELHDLLHKEATKIKVDGINLTYAGLIPTIQKSFLSKDVDALQPHIRAFVERAMTFTTCPDCDGTRLSEAARSSKIKKLSIADACAMQISDLADWVSALDEPSVAPLLAALRHSLDSFVEIGLGYLSLDRPSGTLSGGEAQRVKMIRHLGSALTDVTYVFDEPTIGLHPHDIQRMNELLLRLRDKGNTVLVVEHKPEAIAIADHVVDLGPGAGAAGGEVVYEGSLDGLRGSGTLTGKHLDDRIQLKASPRKPTGALKVCGAKTHNLRNVDVDIPLGVLTVVTGVAGSGKSSLIHGSVAPREGVVAIDQSAIRGSRRSNPATYTDLLEPIRKAFAKENGVKPALFSANSEGACPTCNGAGVIYTDLAMMAGVASTCEDCDGKRFDASVLKYRYGGRDISQVLAMSVAQAQAFFGPGKTHLPAAQVILDRLADVGLGYISLGQPLTTLSGGERQRLKLASHLGEKGDIYVLDEPTTGLHLADVAQLLGLLDRLVAAGKSVIVIEHHQAVMAHADWIIDLGPGAGHDGGQVVFEGTPAELVKASATLTGRHLASYVGGRGKAARKG; encoded by the coding sequence ATGAGCAAAGTCACGAAGAAGTCCGCGCCCGCCTCCGCGCCGCACGCCGCCGACCGGCGCGATCTGATCCGCGTGCAGGGCGCGCGCGTGAACAACCTCAAGGACATCAGCGTCGAACTGCCCAAGCGCCGGCTGACGGTGTTCACCGGCGTGTCCGGCTCGGGCAAGAGTTCGCTGGTGTTCGACACCATCGCCGCCGAGTCGCAGCGGCTGATCAACGAGACCTACAGCGCCTTCGTGCAGGGCTTCATGCCGACCCTGGCGCGGCCCGAGGTCGACGTGCTCGACGGCCTGACCACGGCGATCATCGTCGACCAGCAACGCCTGGGCGCCGACCCGCGCTCCACCGTGGGCACCGCCACCGATGCCAACGCGATGCTACGCATCCTGTTCAGCCGCCTGGGCAAGCCGCATATCGGCTCGCCCAGCGCCTACGCCTTCAACGTCCCGTCGGTGCGCGCCGCCGGCGCGATCACGGTCGAGCGCGGCGCGCGCACCAAGACGGTGAAGGAAAGCTTCCACCGTCTGGGCGGCATGTGCCCGCGCTGCGAGGGCCGCGGCAACGTCACCGACATCGATCTGAGCCAGCTCTACGACGAGAACAAGTCGCTCAACGAAGGCGCGCTGCGCATTCCTGGCTACAGCATGGAAGGCTGGTACGGCCGCATCTTCCGCGGCTGCGGCTATTTCGACCCCGACAAACCGATCAAGAAATTCAGCAAGAAGGAACTGCACGACCTGCTGCACAAGGAAGCGACCAAGATCAAGGTCGACGGCATCAACCTGACCTACGCCGGCCTGATCCCGACCATCCAGAAGTCGTTCCTGTCCAAGGACGTGGATGCGCTGCAGCCGCATATCCGCGCGTTCGTCGAGCGCGCGATGACGTTCACGACATGCCCGGACTGCGACGGCACACGCCTGAGCGAAGCGGCGCGTTCGTCCAAGATCAAGAAGCTCAGCATCGCCGACGCCTGCGCGATGCAGATCAGCGACCTGGCCGACTGGGTGAGCGCGCTGGACGAACCCAGCGTCGCCCCGCTGCTGGCGGCGCTGCGCCACAGCCTGGACTCGTTCGTGGAGATCGGCCTGGGCTACCTCTCGCTGGACCGGCCCTCGGGCACGCTGTCGGGCGGCGAGGCGCAGCGGGTGAAGATGATCCGCCATCTCGGCTCGGCCTTGACCGACGTCACCTACGTGTTCGACGAGCCGACCATCGGCCTGCATCCGCACGACATCCAGCGCATGAACGAGTTGCTGCTGCGCCTGCGCGACAAGGGCAACACCGTGCTGGTGGTGGAGCACAAGCCCGAAGCGATCGCGATCGCCGATCACGTCGTCGACCTCGGCCCCGGCGCGGGCGCGGCTGGCGGCGAGGTGGTGTACGAGGGCTCGCTGGACGGGCTGCGCGGCAGCGGCACGCTGACCGGCAAACACCTGGACGACCGCATCCAGCTGAAGGCCTCGCCACGCAAGCCCACCGGCGCGCTGAAAGTGTGCGGCGCCAAGACTCACAACCTGCGCAACGTCGACGTCGATATCCCGCTGGGCGTGCTGACGGTGGTGACCGGCGTGGCCGGCTCCGGCAAGAGTTCGCTGATCCACGGCTCGGTGGCGCCGCGCGAGGGCGTGGTGGCGATCGACCAGAGCGCGATCCGCGGTTCGCGGCGCAGCAATCCGGCCACCTACACCGATCTGCTGGAGCCGATCCGCAAGGCCTTCGCCAAGGAAAACGGGGTCAAGCCGGCTTTGTTCAGCGCCAACTCCGAGGGCGCCTGCCCCACCTGCAACGGCGCCGGCGTGATCTACACCGACCTGGCGATGATGGCCGGCGTCGCCAGCACCTGCGAGGACTGCGACGGCAAGCGCTTCGACGCCTCGGTGCTGAAGTACCGCTACGGCGGCCGCGACATCAGCCAGGTGCTGGCGATGTCGGTGGCGCAGGCTCAGGCCTTCTTCGGTCCCGGCAAGACCCACCTGCCCGCCGCGCAGGTCATTCTCGATCGTCTGGCCGATGTCGGCCTGGGCTACATCAGTTTGGGTCAGCCGCTGACGACCTTGTCCGGCGGCGAGCGCCAGCGCCTCAAGCTGGCCAGCCACCTGGGCGAAAAAGGCGATATCTACGTGCTGGACGAGCCCACCACCGGCCTGCATCTGGCCGACGTGGCGCAGTTGCTGGGCCTGCTCGACCGTCTGGTCGCGGCCGGCAAATCGGTGATCGTGATCGAACACCATCAGGCGGTGATGGCGCATGCGGACTGGATCATCGATCTGGGACCGGGCGCGGGCCACGACGGCGGCCAGGTGGTGTTCGAGGGCACGCCCGCCGAGCTCGTCAAAGCCAGCGCTACGCTCACCGGTCGGCATCTGGCGAGCTACGTAGGTGGGCGCGGCAAGGCCGCGCGCAAGGGCTGA
- a CDS encoding VOC family protein, which produces MNLSIHSSFLAHTDPEASLAFYRDALGFEVRKDVGYKGMRWITVGPVGQPDTSIVLYPPGATPGVTEDEQRVIAEMMAKGTYAMIILASPDLDATFDRLQASGAEVIHEPTEQPYGVRDCAFRDPAGNHVRINELR; this is translated from the coding sequence ATGAACCTCAGCATCCATTCCAGCTTTCTCGCCCACACCGATCCGGAGGCCTCGCTGGCCTTCTACCGCGACGCCCTGGGCTTCGAGGTCCGCAAGGACGTCGGCTACAAGGGCATGCGCTGGATCACGGTCGGTCCCGTCGGCCAGCCTGACACCTCGATCGTGCTGTACCCGCCCGGCGCCACGCCCGGCGTGACCGAGGACGAGCAGCGCGTGATCGCCGAGATGATGGCCAAGGGCACCTACGCGATGATCATCCTGGCCAGCCCGGACCTGGATGCCACCTTCGACCGCCTGCAGGCCAGCGGCGCGGAGGTGATCCACGAACCGACCGAACAGCCTTACGGCGTGCGCGACTGCGCGTTCCGCGATCCGGCCGGCAACCACGTCCGCATCAACGAGCTGCGCTGA
- a CDS encoding helix-turn-helix transcriptional regulator, whose product MSQDPANATHLRDLARLRRVRDRIDREYAQPLDVEALARGVHMSGGHLSREFRAAYGESPYSYLMTRRIERAMALLRGGQMSVTEVCFAVGCSSLGTFSTRFSELVGMSPSAYRREAAGATEGMPSCVAKQVTRPIRNREAPPSDPELA is encoded by the coding sequence ATGAGCCAGGACCCCGCCAACGCCACCCATTTGCGCGACCTCGCGCGTCTGCGCCGCGTGCGCGACCGCATCGACCGCGAGTACGCGCAGCCGCTGGACGTGGAGGCGCTGGCGCGCGGCGTGCACATGTCGGGCGGGCACCTGAGCCGCGAGTTCCGCGCGGCCTACGGCGAGTCGCCCTACAGCTATCTGATGACGCGGCGCATCGAGCGCGCGATGGCGCTGCTGCGCGGCGGGCAGATGAGCGTGACCGAGGTCTGTTTCGCGGTCGGCTGCTCGTCGCTGGGCACCTTCAGCACGCGTTTCAGCGAGCTGGTCGGGATGTCGCCCAGCGCGTACCGACGCGAAGCCGCGGGCGCGACCGAGGGCATGCCGTCGTGCGTGGCCAAGCAGGTCACGAGACCGATCAGGAATCGAGAAGCGCCGCCTTCCGACCCGGAGCTAGCATGA
- a CDS encoding glutathione S-transferase family protein, with the protein MLKLYGFSKVNAGARGHTRDLRVLWALEELQLPFELIGLDHPAHELNSDAYRQVSPFEQIPVIDDDGVVLSESAAIVMYLAKKAGRLIPADPVGQAQVLRWCFAAMSSIELPLMALMVHDWTANGSDPKPRQFLVDWVHLRMGHLERWFADREYVATDDFSAADLLMAHVLHSGVKDTSLIAPYPGVIAYRDRCLARPAWQRTIAAYCERVEAG; encoded by the coding sequence ATGCTCAAGCTCTACGGCTTTTCCAAGGTCAACGCCGGCGCGCGCGGTCACACCCGCGATCTGCGCGTGCTGTGGGCGTTGGAGGAACTGCAGCTGCCGTTCGAGCTGATCGGCCTAGACCACCCGGCGCACGAGCTGAATTCCGACGCCTACCGCCAGGTCAGCCCGTTCGAACAGATCCCGGTGATCGACGACGACGGCGTGGTGCTGTCCGAATCGGCCGCCATCGTGATGTACCTGGCGAAGAAAGCCGGGCGCCTGATTCCGGCCGATCCGGTCGGGCAGGCGCAGGTGCTGCGCTGGTGTTTCGCAGCGATGAGCTCGATCGAGCTGCCGTTGATGGCGCTGATGGTGCACGACTGGACCGCGAACGGCAGCGACCCCAAGCCACGCCAGTTCCTGGTGGACTGGGTGCATCTGCGCATGGGCCATCTGGAGCGTTGGTTCGCCGATCGCGAGTACGTCGCCACCGACGACTTCAGCGCGGCCGATCTGCTGATGGCGCATGTGTTGCATTCGGGCGTGAAGGACACGAGCTTGATCGCGCCCTACCCGGGCGTGATCGCGTACCGCGATCGCTGCCTGGCGCGGCCGGCATGGCAGCGGACCATCGCGGCGTATTGCGAGCGGGTAGAGGCGGGATAA
- the rnd gene encoding ribonuclease D produces the protein MPIWITQPAALQEHFAAKPTRIGLDTEFIRERTYWPQLALVQIAVGDEILLVDPLKPGINEALAPILADTSILKIMHSPSEDLVAFMHACKVVPKPLFDTQQAAALAGIGGGLGYQKLVEQLTGVTLAKGETRSDWLRRPLSPSQLEYAADDVRHLFAMHDALDGQLGQLGRREWLTEDAQRTIHNAEHEGLEPWPHLSMRSAQFLDRNAQRRLLRLLRWRDAYAREHDRPRSWILDNELAVAIARSNPADRDLLQAQLDAHPKAPRKLGDAVWTALSTPLADEDRAPDASVGETRDKQRLRKLQDAVAARSAELGLPDGVLASRRWLESLLDHGDWPDALSGWRRAALEPGLAPLLAAQD, from the coding sequence ATGCCCATTTGGATCACCCAGCCTGCCGCGTTGCAGGAACATTTCGCCGCCAAGCCCACGCGCATCGGCCTGGACACCGAGTTCATCCGCGAGCGCACCTACTGGCCGCAGCTGGCGCTGGTGCAGATCGCCGTCGGCGACGAGATCCTGCTGGTCGATCCGCTCAAGCCCGGCATCAACGAGGCGCTGGCGCCGATCCTGGCCGATACCTCGATCCTCAAGATCATGCACAGCCCCAGCGAAGACCTGGTCGCCTTCATGCATGCCTGCAAGGTCGTGCCCAAGCCCCTGTTCGACACCCAGCAGGCGGCCGCGCTGGCCGGCATCGGCGGCGGACTGGGTTATCAGAAGCTGGTCGAACAGCTGACCGGCGTGACCCTGGCCAAAGGCGAAACGCGCTCGGACTGGCTGCGCCGTCCCTTGTCGCCGTCGCAACTGGAATACGCCGCCGACGACGTACGCCATCTGTTTGCCATGCACGACGCGCTGGACGGGCAGCTCGGCCAGCTCGGCCGCCGCGAATGGCTGACCGAAGACGCCCAGCGCACCATCCACAACGCCGAACACGAAGGCCTGGAACCCTGGCCGCACCTGAGCATGCGCAGCGCCCAATTCCTCGACCGCAACGCCCAGCGCCGCCTGCTGCGCCTGCTGCGCTGGCGCGACGCCTACGCGCGCGAGCACGACCGTCCGCGCAGCTGGATCCTGGATAACGAACTCGCCGTCGCGATCGCGCGCAGCAACCCGGCCGATCGCGACCTGCTGCAAGCGCAGCTCGACGCCCACCCGAAAGCCCCGCGCAAGCTCGGCGACGCCGTGTGGACCGCGCTGAGCACGCCGCTGGCCGACGAAGACCGCGCCCCCGACGCCTCGGTCGGCGAAACCCGCGACAAACAACGCCTGCGCAAATTGCAGGACGCCGTCGCCGCGCGCAGCGCCGAACTCGGCCTGCCCGACGGCGTACTCGCCTCGCGCCGTTGGCTGGAATCCCTGCTCGACCACGGCGACTGGCCCGACGCCCTCTCCGGCTGGCGCCGCGCCGCGCTGGAACCCGGCCTGGCGCCGCTGCTGGCCGCGCAGGACTAG
- a CDS encoding formylglycine-generating enzyme family protein — protein sequence MRALVWAGLAVAVLVAGCTRDPAAPATPNPAAGRTPIVTISADQAVSPVPAWRPPAIAVDEANAKALKTRADAALTAGELYADAESAIPLYYALLAYAPNDAKVAAGLERALAMLIVQGDQALAEIDDDPLRLRGAHEAAAVARAVAPGNKKVAAYLQRVDRADQAQEANRLGEGELNAGRIGEDGKGGALAYFREALELRAGDVRASQGVAAAESALIRRAEIAADRDDYAGAERWLALAAQVRPTMSTATDAQGRIATQRAARVGRLRDLGLAALSRERGIEEARVLLANLLRIAPAGDPAAVELRERIELATHYGLFRPGQVFTEVMSSGGRGPAMVVIPHGAFRMGAEATEADSSDAERPTRNIRFDRGLAVSRTEITVGEFRRFMNATKHRARASRRGYSTAYDERSGNLVRRGNVDWQSDYAGAPAADNLPVVHVSAKDAMAYAAWLSKQTGHHYRLPSEAEFEYMLRAGSGQTYPWGQGAPLTRVGNLTGAMDVSPSGRRWNNAFAGYGDNAWGPAPVGRYRANAFGLHDVAGNVSEWVGDCWHDSYRRAPRNGEAWVNPGCRTRVLRGGSWASSPAQTRSAWRQGFDADTTGARIGFRVVRDI from the coding sequence TTGCGCGCACTGGTATGGGCAGGTTTGGCGGTGGCGGTGCTGGTCGCGGGCTGTACGCGCGATCCGGCGGCGCCTGCGACGCCGAACCCGGCCGCCGGCCGCACGCCGATCGTGACCATCAGCGCCGACCAGGCGGTGTCGCCGGTGCCGGCCTGGCGGCCGCCCGCGATCGCGGTGGACGAGGCCAACGCCAAGGCCCTCAAGACCCGCGCCGACGCCGCGCTGACGGCCGGCGAGCTGTATGCCGACGCCGAATCGGCGATCCCGCTGTATTACGCGCTGCTGGCCTACGCGCCCAACGACGCCAAGGTTGCCGCCGGCCTGGAGCGCGCGCTGGCGATGTTGATCGTGCAGGGCGACCAGGCCCTGGCCGAGATCGACGACGATCCGCTGCGCCTGCGCGGCGCGCACGAGGCCGCGGCGGTCGCGCGCGCGGTCGCGCCGGGCAACAAGAAGGTCGCCGCCTACTTGCAGCGCGTGGATCGCGCCGATCAGGCCCAGGAGGCCAATCGCCTGGGCGAGGGCGAGCTCAACGCCGGCCGCATCGGCGAGGACGGCAAGGGCGGGGCGCTGGCGTATTTCCGCGAGGCCCTGGAACTGCGCGCCGGCGACGTGCGCGCCAGCCAGGGCGTGGCCGCGGCCGAAAGCGCGCTGATCCGCCGTGCCGAAATCGCCGCCGACCGCGACGACTACGCTGGCGCCGAGCGCTGGCTGGCGCTCGCGGCGCAGGTACGGCCGACGATGAGCACCGCCACCGACGCGCAGGGCCGCATCGCCACCCAGCGCGCCGCGCGCGTGGGGCGGTTGCGCGACCTGGGCCTGGCCGCGCTGAGCCGCGAGCGCGGCATCGAGGAGGCGCGCGTGCTGCTGGCCAATCTGCTGCGGATCGCGCCGGCCGGCGATCCGGCCGCGGTCGAGCTGCGCGAGCGGATCGAGCTGGCCACCCATTACGGGCTGTTCCGCCCCGGCCAGGTCTTCACCGAAGTCATGAGCAGCGGTGGGCGCGGGCCGGCGATGGTGGTGATCCCGCACGGCGCGTTCCGCATGGGCGCGGAGGCGACCGAGGCCGATTCCAGCGACGCCGAGCGGCCGACCCGCAACATCCGTTTCGACCGCGGGCTGGCGGTGTCGCGCACCGAGATCACGGTGGGCGAGTTCCGGCGCTTCATGAACGCGACCAAGCACCGCGCGCGCGCCAGCCGCCGCGGCTATTCCACCGCCTACGACGAGCGCAGCGGCAACCTGGTGCGGCGCGGCAACGTCGACTGGCAGTCCGACTACGCCGGTGCGCCGGCGGCCGACAACTTGCCGGTGGTGCACGTCAGCGCCAAGGACGCGATGGCCTACGCGGCCTGGCTGTCCAAGCAGACCGGCCACCACTACCGCCTGCCCAGCGAGGCCGAGTTCGAATACATGCTGCGCGCCGGCAGCGGGCAGACCTACCCCTGGGGCCAGGGCGCGCCGTTGACCCGGGTCGGCAACCTGACCGGCGCGATGGACGTCTCGCCCAGCGGGCGGCGCTGGAACAACGCCTTCGCCGGCTATGGCGATAACGCCTGGGGGCCGGCGCCGGTCGGCCGCTACCGGGCCAATGCCTTCGGCCTGCACGATGTCGCCGGCAACGTCAGCGAATGGGTCGGCGACTGCTGGCACGACAGCTACCGGCGCGCGCCGCGCAACGGTGAGGCCTGGGTCAACCCGGGCTGCCGCACGCGGGTGCTGCGCGGCGGCTCCTGGGCCAGCTCGCCGGCGCAAACGCGCTCGGCCTGGCGCCAGGGCTTCGATGCCGACACCACCGGCGCGCGCATCGGCTTTCGCGTGGTGCGCGATATCTGA
- a CDS encoding M48 family metallopeptidase: MRIDPFGNAQQRQGGQRRGFGGIRWWILILFAGYAAWSWFGSAQTDPYTGEQAHYGASADEEVQLGAQAFDQVLGDARQQGALVPADNQVSQQVREIAQRLINRVPQVTADLAAQHQQQAPTDYQGFKWDVAVINSKEANAFCLPGGKMAVYTGLLPIAENESALAVVMGHEIAHALLRHGSQRMAQQKLVQMGQMAAGVALGGMDPQQQQAVMGALGAGAQYGFVLPYGRNHETQADQVGLMLAAAACYDPRQAIPLWQRMEQLGGGQRPPEFASTHPDPANRIQVLQSLMPQAEAYYQKYCQGQPPLK, from the coding sequence ATGAGGATCGACCCCTTCGGTAACGCGCAACAGCGTCAGGGCGGCCAGCGTCGCGGCTTCGGCGGCATCCGCTGGTGGATCCTGATCCTGTTCGCCGGTTACGCCGCCTGGTCCTGGTTCGGCAGCGCCCAGACCGATCCCTACACCGGCGAGCAGGCGCATTACGGCGCCAGCGCCGACGAGGAAGTGCAACTGGGGGCGCAGGCGTTCGACCAGGTGCTGGGCGACGCCAGGCAACAGGGCGCGCTGGTGCCGGCCGACAACCAGGTCAGCCAGCAGGTGCGCGAAATCGCGCAGCGCCTGATCAACCGCGTGCCGCAGGTCACCGCCGATCTGGCCGCGCAGCATCAGCAGCAGGCGCCGACCGACTACCAGGGCTTCAAGTGGGACGTGGCGGTCATCAATTCCAAGGAAGCCAACGCGTTCTGCCTGCCCGGCGGCAAGATGGCGGTCTATACCGGTCTGCTGCCGATCGCGGAGAACGAGAGCGCGCTGGCGGTGGTGATGGGCCACGAGATCGCGCACGCGCTGCTGCGCCACGGTTCGCAGCGCATGGCGCAGCAGAAGCTGGTGCAGATGGGGCAGATGGCCGCCGGCGTGGCGCTGGGCGGCATGGACCCGCAACAGCAGCAGGCGGTGATGGGGGCCTTGGGTGCGGGCGCGCAGTACGGTTTCGTGCTGCCGTACGGGCGCAATCACGAGACTCAGGCCGATCAGGTCGGGCTGATGTTGGCGGCGGCGGCGTGCTACGACCCGCGTCAGGCGATTCCGCTGTGGCAGCGGATGGAGCAGTTGGGCGGGGGGCAGCGACCGCCGGAGTTCGCGTCCACGCACCCGGATCCGGCCAATCGCATCCAGGTGTTGCAGTCGCTGATGCCGCAGGCGGAGGCGTACTACCAGAAGTACTGTCAGGGGCAGCCGCCGTTGAAGTGA
- the phbB gene encoding acetoacetyl-CoA reductase yields MSKRIAVVSGGIGGLGSEICKSLARAGRRVIAIDLASREERIAAFHEEVRGLDVRFEAANVADYDDCAGTVERIRREEGAIDILVNAAGITRDTSLRKMDKRQWDEVLGVNLDGVFNLCRHAVDGMADRGFGRIVNISSVNGQTGQFGQTNYSAAKAGMHGFTMALAREVARKGVTVNSVSPGYCETAMVLAVPEDIRAKIVDSVPVGRLGKPSEIARTVEFLTADDAGFITGANIPVNGGLFMSF; encoded by the coding sequence ATGAGCAAACGCATCGCCGTGGTCAGCGGCGGCATCGGCGGTCTCGGCAGCGAGATCTGCAAATCGCTGGCGCGCGCCGGCCGGCGCGTGATCGCGATCGACCTGGCCTCGCGCGAGGAACGCATTGCCGCCTTCCACGAGGAAGTGCGCGGCCTGGACGTGCGCTTCGAAGCCGCCAACGTCGCCGACTACGACGACTGCGCCGGCACCGTCGAACGCATCCGGCGCGAGGAAGGCGCGATCGACATCCTGGTCAACGCCGCCGGCATCACCCGCGACACCAGCCTGCGCAAGATGGACAAGCGGCAGTGGGACGAGGTGCTGGGCGTCAACCTGGACGGCGTGTTCAACCTCTGCCGCCACGCCGTGGACGGCATGGCCGACCGCGGCTTCGGCCGCATCGTCAACATCAGCTCGGTCAACGGCCAGACCGGCCAGTTCGGCCAGACCAACTACTCCGCCGCCAAGGCCGGCATGCACGGCTTCACCATGGCCCTGGCCCGCGAGGTCGCGCGCAAGGGCGTAACCGTGAACTCGGTGTCGCCCGGCTATTGCGAAACCGCGATGGTGCTGGCGGTGCCCGAAGACATCCGCGCCAAGATCGTCGACAGCGTCCCGGTCGGCCGCCTCGGCAAGCCCAGCGAAATCGCGCGCACGGTGGAATTCCTGACCGCCGACGACGCCGGCTTCATCACCGGCGCCAACATCCCGGTCAACGGCGGCTTGTTCATGAGCTTCTGA
- the phaR gene encoding polyhydroxyalkanoate synthesis repressor PhaR, protein MASTRVIKKYPNRRLYDTEISSYITIEDVRQLIVDGEEFEVRDARSGDDLTRQVLLQIIAEHEQDGEPVLSTQLLSQIIRFYGDSLQGFMGNYLERSMQVFLDQQAQFRNQVGGMLGQTPWAMMNQLTERNLTLWKEFQQNLSGSVGQSPASGAGKPKGDSKRER, encoded by the coding sequence ATGGCCTCGACCCGAGTCATCAAGAAGTACCCGAACCGCCGTCTCTACGACACCGAGATCTCCAGCTACATCACCATCGAAGACGTGCGCCAGCTGATCGTCGACGGCGAGGAATTCGAAGTGCGCGACGCCCGTTCGGGCGACGACCTGACCCGCCAGGTGCTGCTGCAGATCATCGCCGAGCACGAACAGGACGGCGAACCGGTGCTCTCGACCCAGCTGCTGAGCCAGATCATCCGTTTCTACGGCGACTCGCTGCAGGGCTTCATGGGCAACTACCTGGAACGCTCGATGCAGGTGTTCCTGGACCAGCAGGCGCAGTTCCGCAATCAGGTCGGCGGCATGCTCGGCCAGACCCCGTGGGCCATGATGAACCAGCTCACCGAGCGCAACCTGACGCTGTGGAAGGAATTCCAGCAGAACCTGTCCGGCAGCGTCGGCCAGAGTCCGGCCTCCGGCGCCGGCAAGCCCAAGGGCGACAGCAAGCGCGAGCGTTGA